gtgccaatctaaagtaggaagcttaataataaaaagagcatccatatttagttaagcaaaaacgacataaataaacctatcatgttgccacagtatgcacttcatcgacaactaggacctttgtctgatgaagagcgccaaactgcaacgcttttcgccaacgatcgctaagccattgttcaGCACTTCCAAACACAATGTCGAATTTTgcattttcgatctcgctgtctccctggattgactccccaatagccgcagcgcagattccacaatccattttttcaatggaagcaacttgttgctttctgatgtagtccaacggacttaccacagcaacggtggtttttgcGTTGACTGTACGGCCcaaattaaacaacacttttggaatcaactgatagatggcgcttttgccgaatcccgtcggtaacacggccaaaacatctctcCTATGGCATACGATTCTCCGAATGCATTccacttgttcatctttaagagttttgtgaacaaaatgcgcaagagaagcatttaaagctgacaaaaactcgCTCTCTTCTCTCACctcgtcacacgccatgatGGAATTCATCAGCTCTTAGGGTTtttttggaccggaagtcacacagccacacaggtaaccaatcatggcttagttctaagtacccttttgtttattgaccaatcagagaaaagtccagaatGTGGACTAGctgcagacgaatagtcaagtaattgtatcaggcgtacctttcccgacccgacaaaaacaaaagggacgcctgatcgcaggttaggttggggatcatttcggggtcgggatcatttcgggggctgtacactcgctcacgattggtcctcaggtcgcctagcaacagctcattcaattgagaagttgtttttctgcaacaatggcgtctcgtttcgagatagttaacgaggaatatatcgaagaattaaagaacaagaccgaaaatgaaaacacgaagaacaacacggagtggtgaaagaacgtttttaAGAAGtgggcaaatgaaagaaacttgcaaacaaatttagaagagtacgagaacgatgtcctcgattGTCgcagttaagcattcagaaattcagtaattttgccctccaTGTTATTAACACGTAAttgcaatggatcctcgtaaaattaaggattaatatcacttgtgttttcagaagtcgctgaaattgccctcgtcgctgcgcgactcgggcaatttcagcgacttctgaaaacacgcgtgacattaatccttaattttactcggccccatgcgattacgTGTTAATAACATGcaaattacaaagacagcactttctgtatatattattgaccaagtgcgaggtcaagatggctggatattggtcgagttctctttttgcctttttatggaccgagacgaagtcgaggtccatgaaaacgcaaaaagagaacgaggccaatatccagccatcttgactgaactagcttggtcaataagagatttattgtatggcataaagggCACTGAAGAAAATGATCTTCtcacttgtttattttcgagcactgaaaaggaactcccctatatcctgattggataaatgcagaaaatacaatcatttgattggttacatttcaaattcaaatttcaaattcaaattttcaaattcaaaacaaacttttgtgtttaatttgccggtttttgctgcaaaacgtatttttaaaacttatcaacatttttgttttctttgttttcattctcgttgacgctttttctggttccataaagacagagaaatcacaaaaaatctttctaccttagcagaaagtaatttcagcgagagaaaactttcgtggactcgcttgaactttggcgaaattttatttgcgggaacgaaacagGCAGTCctgggcgggcagtatcgctccatcttgcccgctcgggtagccaatcagaacacggaattcgccgcatactgcccgcttacggagcttgccatataataaactcagttatttaaagaccctgattAGAGCtcggtgctcaaccaactgagccaccggtgcgcagTAAACATAGCTTTATAGCTGGCTCTACTTCAATCTCCTTGCAGGCGTtagatgttgttgttgtcaattcaaacattcaatttggcaattcaaacattcaatttggcaattcaaacattcaattcggtcAGACATTCCATTCGGCAATAGCATTTTGCACCATTACTAAAAATAGACCTGACCAAAACGGCGGGGTGGCTTTAGGAAAAGAGAGGCAGATCTTCCGACTTCCACCCATCGGGTGGTAATCCTTTTCCATTAGAAACCCACTGTTACCCATGGAAAATCCTTTCTAGTCTCCTGAAATAAGGGGTTGCTAGAGTATTTGTCACTTGGTTTAAGTTTATGGAATCTGAAGGATCATTATAAGGTTGAAGTCACTCAGTTTGAGTACTTGAATGTCGAGGTCATATAAAGGGAACCTTGCTGTAGTAACTGCATGCAAATTATCAAGGTTTATTGGGACTACAGGAGGAGCTCTGCAGTTTCCTTGATTATTTTACTATCAAATGAATGTTACTCCCTTGCTACGAAAAATCATAGGAGTTTTCccttttgttttataaaagttGGGTGATCGAAGGAGGGCTTAAGAAGAAATCTTATACAAAGCAGTGAAACATATGTAGTTTTTCTGTCAGTCTGATTATCTCTGAAcctatgtaataataattattattgtatgttTGTTTACTTAATCCAATTGCAGCCAAAGACAGTTTTTTTGATGTCATGTAATTCTTTTCTGACCAAGCCATTTCGTTGACTTCAAAGCTTAACCAGCTTTAATTTCGGTTTTTTGTTTAGGTGAAAAGCCAATCACGAACACAACTCATCTGCTCATCCTTGTTTAATGATCCGTCCAAGTTCAggaaaaatgtgaaaattttcaACCATTTACTTCATTTTGGTTTCAGATGGATTATGGGGCCTCGTAAACAATGCAGGCATTTTGTGTTTAGCACCAATTGAGTGGTCGCCACTGGAAGACTTTAAGCGAACAGCAGATGTCAATATATGGGGAATGATTGATGTCACTAAGACCTTTCTCCCACTGTTAAAGATGTCCAAGGGCCGAGTGGTGAATATAGGAAGTATGGCAGGTTAGAGGAGAGGGCTCAAGTTCTTGTACTACATTTACTGTTTGTGGTTGCACAATAGTTTTGTGAGGGTCATAAagggggggagggaggggtcctaatcccatttctcaggaaaattgtttttttctaatcccagcccaaatcccacaatcccagtctgtgttgctcaaatttaaatcccattcccattttctattgtttttgtttcatgaatcccagtccgagtgcacaaaatcccatttcccaCCCTCTAAAAAAAGCAAATCGcagctcccattttaccccttcacgACCCTCTTGTGCATGAGTCTTAACATAATTATTCTCTCATGTAAAGCCCTGTCCAAacgaaaaatgtttcaaaatgttttGTGGTGTTTAAACACCTCTCTCAAATTCCCCCAACTTCCCCTTGTGTATACATGAGGCTATTTAAGTGGTACTTGCACATTTCTATAACTGTTTACACTTTCCATCAATAACAGGAAGAATTTCAGTTCCACTTTATGCTTCGTATTGCGTGTCAAAATATGGCGTGGAGGCATTCTCTGATGCTCTGCGGCAGGAGATGCAACCCTGGGGAATGAAAGTCATTGTGCTGGAGCCGGGTTTCTTTGCCACCAAACTGTCTGCTCCTGAAGCTCTGGAGAGAGACTTAAGGAAGGGATGGAACTACATAAGCAAGGACCTGAAAAAGGACTACGGAGAGGGGTATTTAAAGAGAGGTACTGACTCCTATCCTTATAACATAATCCTTTATCTTACTGGCGACAGATTATATATAGGCTTCTTGCattaatatatttattattattcagggTTTTACACAAATCCATATCATAAGAAACtactttttttctatttttgtttactttgccAAAGCCTGCCTGAATTATCGGTAGGTTATGAACAACACCTAACctgttaaaagaaataaatgaaatttaagaAATAAGCATgacttattattttttattatttaaataaataaataccacAACTCAGTCAGTCATATCAAAATTgactgtttcttttctttttcagccataGAGAAAGTGACGCATTACCGTGCCCTTTCTGATAACAGCGAAGTTGTAACTGCCATAGTAAAGGGCCTGACTTCTCCCTCTCCATCTGATCGCTATATAGTTGGCCTGGATGCTCGGTATATGCTCATACCTCTGGGCTCTTTACCAGCATTTATTGCTGACTTCATCTTCCGTGTGCTGTTCAGACCTCCACGAGCACGTGCTGGCTAGAGAGCAAGAGCCACCATTTTAATGAACAGCATGCTGTTTCATTTCAAAAGGAAACTTTTGTCTGTTTTCATGTCTTTCATAATTACTAGTCTTCATGTTCAAATGTAGAAGCAACTGAAGAAAACGTTGAATAGTAGCGATACATGTAACGTTTTGCAAGTAACTAATAAAAATCCATTCAAATTATCAACAACATTGATTCTATACACCTTTttccaaaatggctgccatttagatattcttttgtttttactcAAATAAGACCTCAAGATGCCTCGTTCAAGGCAaaacattcttttgaattttaagcTTACgaacgaggcatcaagggctaatttgaataaaaacaaaagaatcttTAAATagcggccattttggaataaggtgtattcttGCATACATAATGACTTTAATaaaacttttgaacttggctgaGGGAAACTTGCAATAGTGTTTCACATGACGTCAAGGCAGCCAAGCTGGAGGAGTGAAACAAATCTGAAACAGCATCCACGTTGAAGGAgggaaatattcttttgggaaTGGACctagattttcaacaaaatttttccttctcttttacTACGCAAACATGATGGCAGCGGGTCACATAAGCAAACACACTTTCTAGGCTACTGTAGCTTTGTGCACTCTTCAAGATTGTGTTAAGCACACATGCATCTCCAAATGTCACCAATGTTTTTATTGGAACAAATAGAAAAGGATATTGTTATGACAAGTTTTTCACCAAAACTGACGTGCCTAAACCCCTCGATAGCCTGCATATTGGTTGTCTTGTTCTTTTTGGAAGCCAACGGATGATATCTGTTAATTCAAATAGACGATAATATTTTCCCCTCTCGTCAGATCCTTTCATTTGTCTTGTGTTATTAATTAAGCTAGCTAGGCCATGGGCAGATCTGGCAGCAATAATTATGTAAACGTCACGCTCTTTCTGGATTGCAGAATTTCCTGTCCCTTA
This genomic window from Acropora muricata isolate sample 2 chromosome 2, ASM3666990v1, whole genome shotgun sequence contains:
- the LOC136905937 gene encoding retinol dehydrogenase 7-like → MDFGDLNSLPSLLVLIFIAFLSIYLISRLFGRKKIDIKGKYVLITGCDTGFGRATAIKLDKMGACVLATCLTKEGEKSLKSEASDKLKTFQMDVTNSQQIKDVYEEIKTAISPDGLWGLVNNAGILCLAPIEWSPLEDFKRTADVNIWGMIDVTKTFLPLLKMSKGRVVNIGSMAGRISVPLYASYCVSKYGVEAFSDALRQEMQPWGMKVIVLEPGFFATKLSAPEALERDLRKGWNYISKDLKKDYGEGYLKRAIEKVTHYRALSDNSEVVTAIVKGLTSPSPSDRYIVGLDARYMLIPLGSLPAFIADFIFRVLFRPPRARAG